A window from Leuconostoc mesenteroides subsp. mesenteroides encodes these proteins:
- a CDS encoding DUF2207 domain-containing protein, whose translation MRKLRIALFTFLFAMMGSLTVSADSNYRITDLDEVVRINTNGDAHITKQVTYHFDEKMNGVYLKESLKQGTHSQPLQWGGLTSIEVSHNNGKKQPLLPRQGDSSYGYVETKTSQQVQEKIYYPVQENDQLTMFYHYTLKDVVVNWDDVAEMNWIPVGTRDVAIEKIRLNFVLPNQPASTLKAWAHGRSVGNILVNKKQAKITVNSENIDPDDTVEVHTYFDTSQTPLNTNKQSGNRASYIQRQERAIVSKNKRSLQIKKVIGFIVSPIVILILVLISMLKNSQRRRLLRSARQKSGVTGDIIHIFDIPNDVGPALVSERIAKSVTNTKLIIATLLDLIARRKITMTYNDIQNQDDITYSVLDETNLQPFEIVFINMIFGKYRKSVVHAEFKQSESGVSNRIKKEINSFTKAIKQAEKQDAIIDHVLTNKIKSQQLFLTLSLIISTIISTFLLGIFAYSTKVWSMWYVSFTEIIVVITVLIFSTRPAIFYKVPDGFQEKWQWDGFAKMLHDIAHLENKTVLDVQLWDKLLAYAVIFGEAKKVAKQMKVWSQKVNTDDSIIFIPIMLYGADWSESLIYHIENDGAFHVDDNVNGTGGGFSVGSSGGAGGGSDGAF comes from the coding sequence TTGAGAAAATTGAGAATAGCATTATTCACATTTTTATTTGCTATGATGGGTAGTTTAACTGTTTCCGCAGACAGTAATTATCGTATTACTGATTTGGATGAGGTTGTACGAATTAATACCAATGGGGATGCGCATATTACTAAACAGGTTACTTACCATTTTGATGAGAAGATGAACGGGGTTTACTTGAAGGAATCACTTAAGCAAGGCACTCATTCACAACCGTTACAGTGGGGAGGATTAACTTCAATTGAGGTTAGCCATAATAATGGAAAAAAACAGCCTCTTTTACCTCGTCAGGGTGACAGTAGTTATGGTTATGTTGAAACAAAAACGAGTCAGCAAGTTCAAGAAAAAATATATTATCCGGTCCAAGAAAATGATCAGTTGACAATGTTTTATCATTACACTTTAAAAGATGTCGTGGTAAATTGGGATGATGTGGCTGAAATGAACTGGATACCTGTAGGAACTAGAGATGTTGCCATCGAAAAAATACGTTTGAATTTTGTACTGCCTAATCAACCAGCATCAACCTTAAAGGCTTGGGCGCATGGTCGTTCGGTGGGAAATATTCTTGTGAATAAGAAACAGGCGAAAATAACGGTTAACAGTGAGAATATTGACCCTGATGATACTGTTGAGGTTCATACCTATTTTGATACAAGTCAAACGCCACTGAATACGAATAAACAGTCAGGGAATCGTGCTAGTTATATTCAAAGGCAAGAGAGAGCCATTGTGTCAAAAAATAAACGATCCCTGCAGATAAAGAAAGTAATTGGATTCATTGTTTCTCCAATTGTTATTTTGATACTTGTACTCATTAGTATGTTGAAGAATAGCCAACGAAGAAGGTTATTACGCAGCGCGCGACAAAAGAGTGGTGTAACTGGTGACATTATCCATATTTTTGATATACCAAATGATGTTGGACCAGCTTTGGTTAGTGAGCGGATTGCTAAATCGGTTACAAATACGAAACTTATTATTGCAACACTACTCGATTTGATTGCTCGTCGTAAAATTACAATGACCTATAACGATATTCAAAATCAAGATGACATAACCTATTCCGTTTTGGATGAAACGAATTTACAGCCATTTGAAATAGTTTTCATCAATATGATTTTTGGTAAGTATCGTAAATCAGTTGTACATGCTGAATTTAAGCAATCAGAATCAGGGGTATCAAATCGGATTAAAAAAGAAATCAATTCATTTACGAAAGCAATAAAGCAAGCAGAAAAGCAGGACGCTATAATTGACCATGTTCTGACTAACAAAATAAAAAGTCAGCAACTTTTTCTAACGTTATCCTTAATTATTAGTACAATAATATCAACATTTTTATTAGGTATTTTTGCCTATAGTACAAAAGTATGGTCCATGTGGTATGTTAGTTTTACCGAAATTATTGTTGTCATAACAGTGCTTATTTTTAGCACTAGACCAGCCATATTTTATAAAGTTCCCGATGGCTTTCAGGAAAAATGGCAGTGGGATGGATTTGCTAAAATGTTACACGATATTGCTCATTTAGAGAATAAGACGGTTTTAGACGTACAACTTTGGGATAAGTTATTGGCCTATGCTGTCATATTTGGCGAAGCAAAAAAAGTCGCAAAACAAATGAAAGTTTGGTCACAAAAGGTTAATACAGATGATTCTATAATTTTTATTCCAATCATGTTATACGGTGCTGACTGGAGTGAGAGTTTGATTTATCATATTGAAAATGACGGTGCATTTCACGTCGATGATAATGTGAACGGCACTGGTGGAGGATTTTCCGTTGGCTCATCAGGCGGTGCTGGTGGTGGCAGCGATGGTGCTTTCTAA
- a CDS encoding MetQ/NlpA family ABC transporter substrate-binding protein, with the protein MSKKNKWLIGGAAVVIIAGAAYASFGQHSKTSSKTVTIGIMSGSKQDQAIWDTVKKTAKDKYDITIKFKEFTDYSQPNKALAAGDIDLNAFQHYSFLKASNKATGNKIVSIGDTVISPIRLYSKTYTKVSQFKSGDTIAVPNDPSNESRSLYVLKSAGLIDLKNGLTTATVKDITKNPKNLKIKELAADQTARTLSDIQGAVINGTYADSAKLDYKKAIFVEPINKNSHQWVNIIAANSKDKDNKTYKQVVKAYQTDAVKKAINKQYDGVELPAWDKDFSK; encoded by the coding sequence ATGAGTAAAAAAAATAAATGGCTTATTGGTGGTGCTGCAGTGGTTATAATTGCCGGCGCCGCTTACGCTAGCTTTGGGCAGCATTCAAAAACATCATCAAAAACAGTAACCATCGGTATAATGTCTGGTTCTAAACAAGATCAAGCTATTTGGGATACTGTTAAAAAGACCGCTAAAGATAAGTATGATATTACAATTAAATTCAAAGAATTTACAGATTATTCACAACCAAACAAAGCCTTGGCAGCCGGTGACATTGATCTTAACGCCTTTCAACATTATTCATTCTTAAAGGCGTCAAATAAAGCAACTGGTAATAAAATCGTTTCGATTGGTGACACGGTTATCTCTCCTATCCGGTTGTATTCTAAAACATACACCAAGGTTTCTCAGTTCAAAAGTGGTGATACAATCGCCGTACCGAATGACCCGTCCAATGAAAGTCGATCACTGTATGTTTTAAAATCTGCTGGATTAATTGATTTAAAAAATGGTTTAACGACTGCAACAGTTAAAGACATCACAAAAAATCCTAAAAATTTGAAAATTAAAGAATTAGCTGCCGATCAAACTGCTCGTACCTTATCTGACATCCAAGGCGCGGTAATCAACGGTACTTATGCAGATTCAGCAAAATTAGACTATAAAAAGGCGATTTTCGTTGAACCAATCAACAAGAATTCACATCAATGGGTAAACATTATTGCTGCGAATAGCAAAGATAAAGACAATAAAACTTATAAGCAAGTTGTGAAGGCTTACCAAACAGATGCTGTTAAGAAAGCTATTAATAAGCAATACGATGGTGTTGAGCTACCTGCTTGGGATAAAGATTTTTCAAAATAA
- a CDS encoding calcium-translocating P-type ATPase, PMCA-type: MADKPLYNQDSTEVLSHLQTDASQGLSSPEANKRLEQNGANQLNEAKSTNLVQKFINQFKDFMIGILLAAAIVAAFTGEVVDAIFILAIVIINAIFGVFQEAKAEDAINALKEMSTPNANVIRDGKETTIKSTELVVGDIVRLEAGDIVPADVRLIESASLQIEEASLTGESVPINKRADTLQETDLPLGDRTNLGFMNTNVTYGRGVGIVTGTGMQTEMGHIAGMLESTDETKTPLQANLAKLGQVLTYLILGIAVVTFIVGLVRGKETIIDMLLTSISLAVAAIPEGLPAIVTITLALGTTRMASRHALVRKLPAVETLGSTDIIGSDKTGTLTQNKMTVEKLVVNAEISDAATTKELTGTYARLADILALNNDTKRTENGFIGDPTETALIAFNENHGRDLDRLFTEMPRVAEIPFDSERKLMSTVHPAPTGYLITVKGAPDELLKRATRIEINGEIKPLSDDIREKLLSINSELATQALRVLGFAYKSVDKIPDNLDTETVEQELVFTGFVGMIDPERPEVAQAVAEAKAAGIRPMMITGDHRDTAAAIAIRLGILDEADKETAVISGSDLDAMSEEQFAQNVDKYNVYARVAPEHKVKIVNAWQKKGKVVAMTGDGVNDAPALKTADIGIAMGITGTEVSKGASDMVLADDNFATIVHAVEEGRKVFANIQKALQYLLASNLAEVIAIFVMTLLGWNILAPIMILWINLVTDTLPAIALGIEPAEKGIMKNKPRGRGASFLSGGVGPAIIWQGILQAVIVLSVYGFALAAPVHPEVHLAHQDALTMAFMTLGLMQMFNAINVKSVYGSMIGPQAFQNKMFNWALLGSVLVMAAVVVIPGLNPLFHVSHLDGYQWAIVLVAGMSIIVIVELVKLIQRSIFKKG, encoded by the coding sequence ATGGCAGATAAGCCACTCTATAATCAAGATAGCACCGAAGTGTTATCTCATCTGCAGACGGATGCTAGTCAAGGGCTTTCGAGTCCTGAAGCGAATAAGCGTCTTGAGCAAAATGGCGCTAATCAATTGAATGAAGCTAAGTCAACAAATTTAGTCCAAAAATTTATCAATCAGTTTAAGGACTTTATGATTGGTATTCTATTGGCCGCCGCCATCGTTGCCGCATTTACTGGAGAAGTGGTTGATGCAATTTTCATTTTAGCTATTGTCATTATTAATGCCATTTTTGGTGTTTTCCAAGAAGCTAAAGCTGAGGATGCAATTAATGCCTTAAAAGAAATGTCGACACCAAATGCTAATGTAATTCGTGATGGTAAAGAAACTACAATTAAGTCCACGGAATTAGTAGTCGGTGATATTGTCCGTTTGGAAGCTGGAGATATTGTACCAGCCGATGTACGTTTAATTGAATCTGCGTCCTTACAGATTGAAGAGGCATCATTGACAGGTGAATCTGTGCCAATCAATAAGCGTGCGGACACACTGCAAGAGACAGATTTGCCCCTTGGTGATCGTACAAATCTGGGATTCATGAATACGAATGTGACTTATGGCCGTGGTGTTGGTATCGTTACAGGTACTGGTATGCAAACTGAGATGGGTCATATTGCAGGCATGTTAGAATCAACGGATGAAACTAAGACACCATTGCAAGCAAACTTGGCTAAGTTAGGACAAGTGTTAACTTATTTGATTCTTGGTATTGCTGTGGTTACTTTCATCGTTGGTCTAGTACGTGGTAAGGAAACAATTATTGATATGTTGTTGACATCCATTTCTCTAGCGGTGGCAGCAATTCCAGAAGGCTTACCAGCCATTGTCACAATTACCTTAGCACTAGGAACAACGCGTATGGCTTCTCGTCATGCACTGGTTCGTAAACTACCAGCGGTAGAAACATTAGGTTCTACAGATATTATCGGTTCTGATAAAACAGGCACCTTGACACAAAACAAGATGACAGTGGAAAAATTAGTTGTCAATGCTGAAATTTCTGATGCTGCTACTACCAAAGAATTGACGGGAACCTACGCTCGCTTGGCAGATATTCTAGCTTTGAACAATGATACAAAGCGAACTGAAAATGGTTTTATCGGTGATCCAACAGAAACAGCGTTGATTGCTTTTAATGAAAACCATGGCCGTGATTTAGATAGGTTGTTTACAGAAATGCCACGTGTGGCTGAAATACCGTTCGATTCAGAACGGAAGTTAATGTCAACGGTTCATCCGGCACCAACTGGGTACCTGATAACCGTCAAAGGTGCACCTGATGAATTACTTAAGCGTGCGACACGAATTGAGATTAATGGTGAAATTAAACCATTGTCTGATGATATTCGAGAAAAACTTTTGTCGATTAACTCAGAGTTAGCGACGCAAGCTCTTCGTGTACTTGGTTTTGCTTATAAGTCAGTTGACAAGATACCTGATAATTTGGATACAGAAACGGTTGAACAGGAATTAGTATTTACAGGGTTCGTTGGTATGATTGATCCTGAACGTCCTGAAGTGGCACAAGCCGTTGCCGAAGCTAAGGCAGCTGGCATTCGTCCAATGATGATTACTGGCGACCATCGAGATACAGCCGCAGCTATTGCTATTCGATTGGGTATATTGGATGAAGCAGATAAAGAAACAGCTGTCATCTCAGGATCCGATTTAGATGCGATGAGTGAAGAGCAATTTGCACAAAATGTTGATAAGTATAATGTTTATGCACGAGTAGCACCTGAGCATAAAGTTAAAATTGTTAATGCTTGGCAAAAGAAGGGCAAAGTCGTTGCCATGACAGGTGACGGTGTTAATGATGCCCCAGCCTTGAAGACAGCTGATATTGGTATTGCCATGGGTATTACTGGTACAGAAGTATCCAAGGGTGCTTCTGACATGGTTTTGGCTGATGATAACTTTGCTACAATTGTTCATGCCGTTGAAGAAGGACGTAAGGTTTTTGCCAACATACAAAAAGCTTTGCAATACTTATTGGCCTCAAACTTAGCTGAAGTCATTGCAATTTTCGTTATGACATTGCTGGGCTGGAATATATTGGCACCAATCATGATTTTGTGGATTAACTTAGTGACAGACACTTTACCAGCTATTGCATTGGGTATTGAACCGGCTGAAAAAGGTATTATGAAGAATAAGCCTAGAGGCCGTGGTGCTAGCTTCTTATCAGGTGGTGTTGGACCAGCAATTATTTGGCAAGGTATATTGCAAGCTGTGATTGTGCTAAGTGTTTATGGTTTTGCGCTGGCAGCTCCTGTTCATCCGGAAGTACATTTGGCGCACCAAGATGCCTTGACGATGGCCTTTATGACACTTGGCTTAATGCAAATGTTTAATGCCATTAACGTTAAATCTGTCTATGGCTCTATGATTGGACCGCAAGCTTTCCAAAATAAAATGTTTAACTGGGCATTGTTAGGATCTGTCTTAGTAATGGCTGCGGTTGTTGTTATTCCAGGTTTGAATCCGCTTTTCCACGTCTCGCATTTGGATGGCTATCAGTGGGCTATTGTATTAGTGGCTGGAATGAGTATCATTGTCATCGTAGAACTGGTAAAATTGATACAAAGATCAATTTTCAAAAAAGGATAA
- a CDS encoding DUF1275 domain-containing protein: protein MILKNKNPMQERLRIGLLLVMNSGFIDSYTFEYHHERFASLQTGNIIQAGFHLAKGHWEATLFFVIPIIFFMLGAAFNTALNHFFPAGKLSLQQHSILIEFIGIAMIGIFNHHLASTVIISALSFLLAMQLDSFPKLRGLPFTSVMSTGNLRNVGTNLVKYFINRDHIFLHNAWVFSILVVFFMVGAFSSAILSSIFGTFALFGSSIIMFIVFLLLFKN from the coding sequence ATGATATTGAAGAATAAAAATCCAATGCAAGAAAGATTGCGTATTGGTCTACTGCTCGTCATGAATTCGGGTTTTATCGACTCGTATACATTTGAATACCACCATGAACGATTTGCTAGTTTACAAACTGGGAATATAATCCAAGCAGGATTCCACCTTGCTAAAGGACATTGGGAAGCAACATTATTTTTTGTTATTCCAATCATTTTCTTCATGCTTGGGGCTGCATTTAATACCGCATTAAATCATTTTTTCCCAGCCGGAAAATTATCCTTACAACAACACAGTATTTTAATTGAATTTATTGGTATTGCAATGATTGGTATCTTTAATCATCACTTGGCTAGTACGGTCATCATATCGGCACTATCCTTTCTATTAGCCATGCAACTAGACTCATTTCCAAAATTACGTGGTTTACCTTTCACAAGCGTAATGTCAACTGGTAATTTACGCAATGTGGGCACCAATCTCGTAAAATATTTTATTAATCGTGATCATATTTTTCTTCATAATGCGTGGGTTTTTTCAATATTAGTTGTTTTTTTCATGGTTGGCGCCTTCTCTTCTGCTATTCTTTCTAGCATATTTGGTACCTTCGCACTATTTGGCTCTAGCATTATTATGTTTATTGTTTTCTTGTTATTATTCAAGAATTAA
- a CDS encoding M20/M25/M40 family metallo-hydrolase produces the protein MTSTQKYLNLLRDLVALPSVSATRRRLPETAQLLARIFRELGAQVTYDDTYFAPFILAQFKSSAPDAQTLVIYNHYDVQPVEPIALWHTDPWTLSEHDGKLYGRGTDDDKGNITARLTALEDYLTEHEGRLPVNITFIIEGSEESSSQHLDDYLDKYQDKLSADLVIWESGGKNVHDVVEIFGGNKGIVTFNVDVQTAKTDLHSSLAGVVDSAAWRLTQALATLFDKEGHITVPGFYDDVPIPNQRERELVRNLPTTRDTLIQQHGLTSPLLSDKTGDDLKETLYFQPTLNIEGIQSGYLGDGVKTVLPAVASAKLEARLVPHMNPDKTLQQIKQHFQNEGFSDIVVTKTLGQPGYRSDMSNPEILRVIDITEKYYHQHPVIMPTSPGTGPMYYIHEALHAPIASLGVGYAHTLDHAPNENIRLTDYNQHIAVIKELIRSYEQ, from the coding sequence ATGACATCTACTCAAAAATATCTAAATTTACTTCGTGATTTAGTTGCTCTACCCAGTGTTTCGGCAACTCGTCGCCGTCTACCTGAAACAGCTCAGCTCTTGGCGAGAATTTTTCGTGAATTAGGTGCTCAAGTAACCTATGATGACACTTATTTTGCCCCATTCATATTAGCGCAATTTAAAAGTAGTGCTCCCGATGCTCAGACGCTAGTCATCTATAATCACTATGATGTACAACCGGTAGAACCAATAGCATTGTGGCACACCGATCCTTGGACACTTTCTGAACATGATGGCAAGTTATATGGACGAGGAACTGATGATGACAAAGGAAATATCACTGCGCGCCTAACAGCCCTCGAAGATTATTTAACCGAACACGAAGGTCGCTTACCAGTAAATATCACATTTATTATTGAAGGTTCTGAAGAATCATCCTCTCAACATTTAGATGATTATTTAGATAAATACCAAGATAAACTATCTGCAGATTTAGTTATTTGGGAATCAGGCGGGAAAAACGTTCATGATGTGGTGGAAATTTTTGGTGGTAACAAGGGCATCGTAACATTCAATGTTGATGTACAAACAGCAAAAACCGATCTACATTCCTCCTTGGCTGGCGTCGTAGATTCCGCTGCATGGCGTCTCACCCAAGCTTTAGCAACTCTATTTGATAAAGAAGGCCACATTACTGTCCCAGGATTCTATGACGATGTACCTATCCCTAATCAACGCGAAAGAGAACTAGTTAGAAATCTGCCTACAACAAGAGACACTTTGATTCAGCAACACGGTCTAACCTCGCCTCTTTTAAGTGATAAAACTGGTGATGATTTAAAAGAAACATTATATTTTCAACCAACGCTAAATATAGAAGGTATTCAAAGTGGTTATTTAGGTGATGGGGTCAAAACCGTTTTGCCTGCTGTCGCCTCTGCTAAACTTGAGGCACGTTTAGTTCCTCATATGAATCCTGACAAAACCTTGCAACAAATTAAACAGCATTTCCAAAATGAAGGATTTTCTGATATCGTGGTAACTAAGACGTTAGGTCAACCAGGATATCGCAGTGACATGTCGAACCCAGAAATTTTGCGTGTGATTGATATCACTGAAAAATATTATCATCAGCACCCAGTTATTATGCCAACGTCTCCTGGCACTGGCCCTATGTATTACATTCATGAAGCATTGCATGCACCAATAGCTAGCTTAGGTGTAGGATACGCGCATACTTTGGACCACGCCCCCAATGAAAATATCCGATTAACAGATTATAATCAGCATATTGCTGTAATCAAAGAACTAATTAGGAGTTATGAACAATGA
- a CDS encoding ATP-binding cassette domain-containing protein has protein sequence MTEPIIQLKNIDVTFHQKKRTIEAVKNVSINIERGDVYGIVGYSGAGKSTLVRVINLLQEPTNGSVTVNGETFFQADSQNAKKTRIGANDLRVRRRKIGMIFQHFNLLNERTVTENVAFALQHSKLKDEEQKAKVAELLELVDLSDRADQYPSQLSGGQKQRVAIARALANDPEILISDEATSALDPRTTNQILALLKKLNQEFGLTIVLITHEMQAVKEIANKVAVMQNGEIIERGSLLEIFAQPKQQLTREFIETATNIDKAIETIRNEPLVNELKEGEIFARLSYVGETTDEPLIASLFRDFNVTANILYGNIEILQDTPVGSLLVILSGDPSQVQTALSTLHDHHVEVTVLKGGN, from the coding sequence ATGACAGAACCAATCATTCAACTAAAAAATATCGATGTCACTTTCCATCAAAAAAAGCGCACTATAGAAGCTGTCAAAAACGTTTCCATTAATATTGAACGTGGTGATGTTTACGGTATTGTAGGCTATTCTGGTGCTGGGAAATCAACTCTTGTACGTGTCATTAACTTGCTACAAGAACCAACTAATGGGTCTGTAACCGTTAATGGAGAAACTTTTTTCCAGGCTGATAGTCAGAATGCTAAGAAAACACGCATTGGCGCAAATGACTTACGTGTTCGCCGTCGGAAAATTGGCATGATTTTTCAACATTTCAACTTATTAAATGAACGAACAGTCACAGAAAATGTTGCCTTCGCATTGCAACACAGTAAATTAAAGGACGAAGAACAGAAAGCAAAAGTTGCTGAGCTACTCGAATTAGTTGATCTATCTGATCGTGCAGATCAATACCCTTCACAACTTTCTGGTGGTCAAAAACAGCGTGTCGCTATCGCTCGTGCATTAGCCAATGATCCCGAAATTTTAATTTCTGATGAAGCAACTTCGGCATTGGATCCTAGAACAACGAATCAAATTTTGGCCTTATTGAAAAAGTTAAACCAGGAATTTGGTTTAACCATTGTATTAATTACACACGAAATGCAGGCCGTTAAAGAGATTGCAAATAAAGTAGCTGTGATGCAAAATGGTGAAATTATTGAACGTGGTTCATTGTTGGAAATATTTGCTCAGCCAAAGCAACAGTTGACACGAGAATTCATTGAAACAGCCACAAATATTGATAAGGCCATTGAAACAATTAGAAACGAACCACTCGTTAATGAATTAAAAGAAGGCGAAATTTTTGCTCGTCTATCATATGTTGGTGAAACAACTGATGAGCCATTAATTGCTAGCTTGTTCCGTGATTTCAATGTTACGGCAAATATTCTGTATGGTAATATTGAAATTTTACAGGATACGCCGGTTGGATCTTTGCTAGTTATTTTATCAGGGGACCCCTCACAAGTGCAAACAGCTCTTTCTACATTGCATGATCATCATGTTGAAGTAACAGTTCTTAAAGGAGGCAACTAA
- a CDS encoding MetQ/NlpA family ABC transporter substrate-binding protein, which produces MSKKKNYIIAGVAVVVIAGAAYLSFGGQGKSASKTVTIGVMAGSKAEDEIWSSATKTAKDKYGITLKTKKFTDYSQPNKALADGDIDLNAFQNYPFLKNWNKAHKTNIVSIGDTWTTPLRIYSTSYKKISEFKSGDQILVANDVTNENRGIHLLAEAGLIKIKDTDTATPKDITSNPKNLTITPVDASQTAKSLDDSKVAGAVVNTNYAVSANLDVNSAIYVEGLNKETEQYFNFIAANKKDKDNETYKKVVKSLQTDKTKKLVKKYYGSAEVTVWDYNK; this is translated from the coding sequence ATGAGTAAGAAAAAGAACTATATTATCGCTGGTGTTGCCGTAGTTGTTATTGCTGGTGCGGCCTACCTATCATTTGGTGGACAAGGAAAATCAGCATCTAAGACCGTTACCATTGGTGTAATGGCTGGCTCAAAAGCAGAAGACGAGATTTGGTCATCTGCTACTAAAACTGCCAAAGATAAATACGGCATCACTTTGAAAACAAAGAAATTCACTGATTATTCACAGCCAAACAAAGCCCTAGCAGACGGTGATATTGATTTGAATGCTTTCCAGAACTATCCTTTTTTGAAGAACTGGAACAAGGCTCACAAGACCAATATTGTTTCTATTGGCGACACTTGGACAACACCACTTCGTATATACTCAACTTCATATAAGAAAATCTCTGAATTTAAGTCTGGTGACCAAATTTTGGTAGCTAACGATGTTACTAACGAAAACCGAGGTATTCATCTTTTGGCCGAAGCAGGATTAATTAAAATTAAAGATACTGATACTGCCACACCAAAAGATATCACATCAAATCCTAAAAACTTAACGATTACGCCGGTTGATGCTTCACAAACTGCTAAGTCGTTAGATGATTCAAAAGTCGCTGGTGCAGTGGTCAACACCAACTACGCCGTATCGGCAAACTTAGATGTCAATTCAGCTATTTACGTTGAAGGTTTGAATAAGGAAACAGAGCAATACTTCAACTTCATCGCTGCCAATAAGAAAGACAAAGACAACGAAACTTACAAAAAAGTCGTGAAGTCATTGCAAACTGATAAAACAAAGAAACTAGTTAAAAAGTATTACGGTTCAGCTGAAGTTACAGTTTGGGACTATAACAAGTAA
- a CDS encoding chemotaxis protein — MAKFNPKQAQVYVQTLQEVLTITQDTADRVAPFFTKLDDAKEANAVADIPAPEFAEIKAEFEDAVAAYQKNAQILNTVQAPVRLLGLHKSLAKNYSAYAEATDMMSKALNVADQAVDDALYVKSEEDQELYLGKIQANVSKIMMGAGR; from the coding sequence TTGGCAAAATTCAACCCCAAACAAGCACAAGTTTACGTACAAACATTGCAAGAAGTATTAACAATAACGCAAGACACAGCTGATCGTGTAGCACCATTTTTTACAAAGTTAGATGATGCAAAGGAAGCAAATGCCGTTGCGGATATTCCTGCACCAGAATTTGCTGAAATCAAAGCAGAATTTGAAGACGCTGTAGCAGCGTATCAAAAAAATGCTCAGATTTTAAATACTGTTCAAGCACCAGTTCGTTTGTTGGGTCTGCACAAGTCATTGGCCAAAAATTATAGTGCCTATGCTGAAGCAACCGATATGATGAGCAAAGCATTAAATGTTGCCGATCAGGCGGTAGATGATGCATTATATGTTAAATCAGAAGAAGACCAAGAACTTTATCTTGGTAAAATACAAGCAAATGTCTCAAAAATTATGATGGGCGCCGGTCGTTAA